A single window of Chitinophaga sp. XS-30 DNA harbors:
- a CDS encoding TonB-dependent receptor domain-containing protein, translating to MKENRKKTAVFVQFLCLLAALLMVASRARSQNGMKKEITIAFNQEKMDAALKRLEAVSELTFGYDASAVGRYMAPQMKFENQPVDSILKALLKETNLSYNAVNGYVVVKVQAPGAVTGRIIDAESGQPVPDVTIRIGNKGTMSASDGSFHLSLPPGTYQAEISSVGYGKKVVTDVVVKENETFVLNVTLKRQKGQLAAFTVQASARQESIASLFTRQKNAATLSDGISAEQIRATPDKHIGETLKRITGISTKDNKKVVVRGIAERYNVTLLDGSALPSTDVQDRDFEFDLIPTNLVDNIVVVKSITPDMPYGFAGGLVQINTKAIPASDFTSVSAGLSINTRTMGKDFYSYGRGKYDYLGYDDGGRDHFPDGIISLSDAFNPRMPDDQNAVTAAQVGEQNKRIGGTERLGARIFQPMPSQNYQFNLGRAYSLSEAKLRRIGFVGSLTYRNTQSNDHISEMRRGGWSRQRTDPYDATDVNTGNIYGFNTTIGMLLNGGFKTDKHQISTYNLYTHIFNDRFSRIKGWSHENPKDNYVNKFPDIEEDDRPKFVDLIQNKLSGSHRFDPVKIEWNLARTHLSSVEKDAVSAFIAGREVANKAPLYEYLPGTATDPGQGNLHRDRYTYKERNLSADVSAAIDFRLGKTSHTFKTGFNYLEKHAWYYWNVLPLVTLAGLQSNLPTIPIQEWGTYMSMENPRTDLFYYPAYYSLNNFEGTSVNKGVYAMFDNKILPNLRLVWGLRADYFRLDTIRNSASRREDLTRKVIFDEAKDWYFLPSANLTYSPVTNLNVRLSYGESIVRPGLMENSKFSRYNPSYGTIMRSNGVTSTLVKNYDAKLEWFPGAGEIISAGYFYKYFDKPAEYYAEDPENTGLYYIIVTNSDWAKVRGWEFELRKSLGFIYPAWDFLQDIYLSGNLTLQESQVRARNRIVHQLPDGTDSLSYTYMKYPRPLYGQVPLLYNIGLQYRGERLGMNIVYNYMGYKTFITGANPNMIEYERPRAQMDAQITYRFLSGKMEAKLNLGNLLDMPFRFFINDHTTYEYKPGMEDAKNWPENAEWADAFRYKWGFSEQFEEGYIGRLNENGPERLIGDRQTFTRYTGRSFSLSLSYNF from the coding sequence ATGAAAGAAAACAGAAAAAAGACGGCAGTCTTTGTACAATTCCTGTGCCTGCTCGCGGCCCTGCTTATGGTGGCTTCGCGCGCCCGTTCCCAGAACGGCATGAAAAAAGAGATCACCATCGCGTTCAACCAGGAGAAAATGGATGCGGCCCTGAAGAGGCTGGAGGCTGTATCTGAACTGACCTTTGGATATGACGCCAGCGCAGTTGGCCGATATATGGCTCCACAGATGAAGTTTGAAAACCAGCCGGTTGACAGCATACTGAAAGCACTACTCAAAGAAACAAACCTGTCGTATAATGCAGTGAACGGTTACGTTGTGGTGAAAGTGCAGGCGCCGGGCGCAGTAACGGGCAGGATCATTGATGCGGAAAGCGGGCAGCCGGTTCCGGATGTCACTATCCGCATCGGCAATAAAGGGACCATGAGCGCATCAGACGGCTCATTTCACCTCTCATTACCACCGGGTACTTATCAGGCTGAGATATCATCTGTCGGCTACGGGAAAAAAGTGGTGACAGACGTTGTGGTAAAAGAAAACGAGACGTTTGTGCTTAATGTTACCCTGAAAAGACAAAAAGGGCAGCTGGCCGCGTTTACGGTACAGGCATCCGCCAGGCAGGAAAGCATTGCTTCCCTCTTCACCCGGCAGAAAAATGCCGCCACCCTGTCTGATGGCATTTCAGCAGAGCAGATCAGGGCAACGCCGGACAAACACATCGGTGAAACGCTGAAACGTATAACCGGCATCAGTACCAAAGACAACAAAAAAGTGGTGGTGCGAGGCATTGCAGAGCGCTACAACGTTACGCTCCTGGATGGCAGCGCATTACCCAGTACGGATGTGCAGGACAGGGATTTTGAGTTCGATCTTATTCCCACCAACCTGGTGGATAATATCGTGGTCGTGAAATCCATCACGCCGGATATGCCTTACGGCTTCGCCGGCGGCCTTGTACAGATCAATACCAAAGCTATTCCCGCATCGGACTTTACATCTGTCAGTGCCGGGCTTTCCATCAATACGCGCACCATGGGGAAGGATTTTTACAGCTACGGCCGCGGTAAATATGACTACCTGGGATATGATGACGGCGGCCGCGACCATTTTCCCGATGGCATCATCAGCCTGAGCGATGCATTCAACCCGCGGATGCCGGACGATCAGAATGCTGTAACGGCCGCGCAGGTAGGAGAGCAGAATAAACGCATCGGCGGCACGGAGAGGCTCGGCGCACGCATCTTTCAGCCCATGCCTTCGCAAAATTACCAGTTCAACCTTGGGCGCGCTTATTCACTCAGCGAAGCAAAGCTGCGCCGGATCGGTTTCGTCGGGTCGCTTACCTACCGCAATACGCAGAGCAACGACCACATCTCGGAAATGCGCCGTGGTGGCTGGAGCCGGCAACGCACTGATCCCTACGATGCCACAGACGTGAATACGGGCAATATTTACGGGTTCAATACAACCATTGGCATGCTGCTCAACGGCGGCTTTAAAACAGATAAACACCAGATCAGCACGTATAACCTTTACACACATATCTTCAATGACCGGTTCAGCCGTATCAAAGGATGGTCCCATGAAAATCCGAAAGATAATTACGTAAATAAATTCCCGGATATCGAGGAAGACGACCGGCCGAAGTTCGTGGACCTGATCCAGAATAAGTTGAGTGGCAGCCACCGTTTCGATCCCGTGAAGATCGAATGGAACCTGGCGCGCACGCACCTGTCCTCCGTTGAGAAGGACGCCGTATCTGCATTTATCGCCGGCCGCGAAGTAGCCAATAAAGCACCCCTCTATGAATACCTGCCCGGTACTGCCACAGATCCCGGCCAGGGCAACCTGCATCGTGACCGCTATACCTACAAGGAGCGTAATCTTTCCGCTGATGTCAGCGCTGCCATTGATTTTCGCCTCGGAAAGACCTCCCATACCTTCAAGACCGGTTTCAACTACCTGGAGAAGCATGCCTGGTACTACTGGAATGTGCTGCCGCTGGTAACGCTCGCCGGACTGCAAAGCAATCTGCCCACCATTCCCATCCAGGAATGGGGTACCTATATGAGCATGGAAAACCCCCGCACGGATCTGTTCTATTATCCCGCCTACTACTCGCTCAATAACTTCGAGGGAACCAGTGTGAATAAAGGCGTATATGCCATGTTCGACAACAAGATACTCCCCAACCTGCGACTGGTATGGGGTTTGCGGGCCGACTACTTCCGGTTGGACACCATCCGGAATTCCGCCAGCCGGAGGGAAGACCTGACCCGCAAGGTTATCTTCGATGAAGCGAAGGACTGGTATTTCCTCCCTTCCGCGAATCTCACCTATTCCCCGGTGACGAATCTGAATGTGCGGCTGTCCTACGGCGAGAGCATTGTACGCCCCGGGCTGATGGAAAACTCGAAATTTTCCCGCTACAATCCTTCGTATGGCACTATCATGCGGAGCAATGGCGTTACCAGCACATTGGTAAAGAACTACGACGCAAAACTGGAATGGTTCCCGGGAGCCGGTGAAATTATTTCTGCCGGTTACTTCTACAAGTATTTCGACAAACCGGCAGAGTATTACGCGGAAGATCCGGAAAATACCGGGCTGTACTACATTATCGTTACGAATTCCGACTGGGCGAAAGTCAGAGGGTGGGAATTCGAGCTGCGCAAAAGCCTGGGCTTCATCTATCCCGCCTGGGATTTTCTGCAGGATATTTACCTGAGCGGTAATCTCACCCTGCAGGAGTCACAGGTGCGCGCCCGCAACAGGATCGTTCACCAACTGCCTGACGGAACGGATTCCCTTTCCTATACGTACATGAAATATCCCAGGCCTTTATACGGGCAGGTACCGCTACTTTACAATATCGGCCTGCAATACCGCGGTGAGCGCTTGGGTATGAACATCGTGTACAATTATATGGGCTACAAAACATTTATCACAGGAGCCAATCCCAACATGATAGAGTACGAACGCCCCCGCGCGCAAATGGACGCTCAGATCACTTACCGCTTTTTGTCCGGCAAGATGGAAGCGAAACTGAACCTCGGCAACCTGCTGGATATGCCGTTCCGTTTCTTCATCAATGATCATACGACCTATGAATATAAACCGGGAATGGAGGATGCGAAGAACTGGCCTGAGAATGCGGAGTGGGCAGATGCTTTCAGGTATAAATGGGGCTTTTCCGAACAATTCGAGGAAGGCTATATCGGCAGGCTCAATGAAAACGGTCCTGAACGGCTGATAGGCGACCGCCAGACCTTCACCCGCTATACGGGGCGCTCTTTCAGTCTCTCTCTTTCCTATAATTTCTAA
- a CDS encoding cold-shock protein — protein sequence MEQKFTGTVKFFNETKGFGFIKHDESAKETFVHVNGLVHEIQQDDRVEFELQEGRKGMNAVNVKRID from the coding sequence ATGGAACAAAAATTCACCGGAACTGTAAAGTTCTTCAATGAGACAAAAGGCTTTGGTTTCATCAAACATGATGAATCAGCCAAAGAAACTTTTGTACACGTAAACGGTCTCGTTCACGAGATCCAGCAAGATGACCGCGTAGAGTTTGAACTGCAGGAAGGAAGAAAAGGCATGAATGCTGTTAATGTTAAACGTATAGATTAA
- a CDS encoding S1 RNA-binding domain-containing protein, which yields MVKIGEYNILKVKKETDFGVFMDGGDQEILLPKRYVPKGTRPGDELEVFLYHDSENRLIATTDRPYGVAGDIVTLKAVDVTEQGAFLDWGLMKDLFVPLSQQLNRMHKGQEYLVRIYIDALTGRIAATEKIDAYLSNEELTIKEMDVVDLIIYRRTDIGLVTIINNKHTGILHKADQVKTYDIGERLKGFVKAIREGNKIDVVPGQAGYKKVEDEAGKILRLLQENDGYLPYHDKSDPEEIVAFFGMSKKTFKMTTGALYKQQKIAFTQTGIQLLDQ from the coding sequence ATGGTAAAAATCGGGGAATACAACATTTTAAAGGTAAAAAAGGAAACAGATTTTGGCGTCTTTATGGATGGGGGCGACCAGGAAATACTGCTTCCCAAAAGGTATGTGCCCAAAGGCACACGGCCCGGTGACGAGCTGGAAGTATTCCTTTATCACGATTCGGAGAACCGCCTTATTGCAACAACAGACCGGCCTTATGGCGTGGCTGGCGATATTGTGACCCTCAAAGCGGTAGATGTGACCGAACAGGGGGCTTTTTTGGACTGGGGCTTGATGAAAGACCTTTTTGTACCGCTCTCCCAGCAGCTTAACCGGATGCATAAAGGGCAGGAATACCTGGTGCGGATCTATATTGATGCATTGACCGGCCGCATCGCCGCTACGGAAAAGATCGATGCCTATCTCAGCAACGAGGAGCTGACCATAAAAGAAATGGATGTGGTAGACCTGATCATTTACCGCCGTACAGACATCGGCCTGGTGACGATCATCAACAACAAACATACCGGCATCCTGCACAAAGCAGACCAGGTGAAGACCTATGATATCGGTGAACGCCTGAAAGGCTTTGTGAAAGCTATCCGGGAAGGCAACAAGATAGATGTGGTACCGGGTCAGGCCGGATATAAAAAGGTGGAAGACGAAGCCGGCAAGATATTACGGCTGCTGCAGGAAAATGATGGCTATCTTCCTTATCACGACAAATCCGATCCGGAAGAGATCGTGGCTTTCTTCGGCATGAGCAAGAAGACTTTCAAGATGACCACCGGGGCATTGTACAAGCAACAGAAGATCGCATTTACCCAAACAGGCATTCAGTTGCTGGATCAGTGA
- a CDS encoding SRPBCC domain-containing protein, with protein sequence MKDYKKHYVIPAPPEDVFRALTLPATIQLWSGEKAVMSATPGTEFSLWDGSIEGMNLEFEEDRKIVQQWYFGEQEEASIVTIILHPHKKGTSAELRHSNIPDEDYDNITEGWNEAYFGALIDFYTE encoded by the coding sequence ATGAAAGATTATAAAAAGCACTATGTCATTCCCGCACCACCGGAAGATGTGTTCCGCGCACTGACACTCCCGGCCACCATTCAGCTGTGGTCTGGTGAAAAGGCCGTTATGAGCGCAACACCGGGCACCGAGTTTTCCCTGTGGGATGGCAGCATAGAAGGCATGAACCTGGAGTTTGAAGAAGACCGGAAGATCGTGCAGCAATGGTATTTCGGGGAACAGGAAGAAGCCTCCATCGTTACGATCATCCTGCATCCGCATAAAAAAGGCACCTCGGCGGAACTGCGGCACAGCAATATCCCCGATGAAGATTATGATAACATTACCGAAGGCTGGAATGAAGCCTATTTCGGCGCATTGATCGATTTTTATACGGAATGA
- a CDS encoding AraC family transcriptional regulator — translation MTTSLPAPETIYTDDQGIQSKVRCLEYQWKDTHVFATESRQEKPVRYAEKQDTPSLCMYFSLEGTGSAVTASRREDLQVAGNQHVLCYTPDFDGYYLVETPVTRNFGIDIGPAFFERLLSTELDCLLRLGDKIARGQVADLSPWPMPITPQQKWVIREMIHCGYEGHMQQLFHEAKLIELFLLQAQQAEDLMGRKPLQIKPADIEKLHAARQFVTLNMFEPISLQQVARAAGLNDFKLKKGFRELFGNTVFGYLNELKMNHARRLLQDGGVSVGDIAIDLGYSEPQNFTKAFKRYFGYTPGEVKG, via the coding sequence ATGACCACCTCACTGCCCGCTCCGGAAACGATTTATACAGATGATCAGGGAATACAATCCAAAGTCCGTTGCCTGGAATATCAATGGAAGGACACCCATGTGTTCGCTACGGAATCCCGGCAGGAGAAGCCTGTGCGGTATGCAGAGAAACAGGACACTCCGTCTCTCTGCATGTACTTTTCCCTCGAAGGCACAGGTTCTGCCGTAACAGCCAGCCGCCGTGAAGACCTCCAGGTAGCGGGCAACCAGCATGTACTATGTTATACGCCGGATTTCGACGGGTATTACCTGGTGGAAACGCCGGTCACCCGGAATTTCGGCATCGATATCGGCCCCGCTTTCTTTGAAAGGCTGCTATCCACCGAACTGGATTGCCTGTTGCGGCTGGGTGACAAGATCGCGAGAGGACAGGTGGCCGATCTTTCTCCCTGGCCCATGCCCATTACACCGCAGCAGAAATGGGTGATCCGGGAAATGATCCATTGCGGTTATGAAGGGCATATGCAACAGCTTTTTCACGAAGCGAAGCTCATAGAGCTGTTCCTGCTACAGGCGCAGCAAGCGGAAGATCTTATGGGCCGGAAGCCGCTGCAGATCAAACCGGCGGACATCGAAAAGCTCCATGCCGCCCGCCAGTTCGTTACCCTCAATATGTTTGAGCCCATTTCCCTGCAACAGGTGGCCCGCGCCGCAGGCCTGAACGATTTCAAACTGAAGAAGGGGTTCAGGGAGCTGTTCGGCAATACCGTGTTCGGATACCTGAATGAACTGAAGATGAATCACGCCAGACGCCTGCTGCAGGACGGCGGTGTATCCGTAGGGGACATTGCTATAGACCTCGGGTATAGTGAACCCCAGAATTTTACAAAGGCCTTTAAACGGTATTTCGGATACACACCGGGAGAAGTGAAGGGGTGA
- a CDS encoding S10 family peptidase has product MKSILTIALILGSTHLFAQKAPATPAEDKSSGGKSRTLSIDTSVETTHEATIRGQKVPYKTIAGTLPVWDDEGKVIAGVFYTYFERQGVADRGTRPLVFSFNGGPGTASVWMQIGYTGPRVLKIDDEGYPVQPYGMKDNPHSILDVADIVYVDPVNTGFSRPANKDVPGSRFFGVNQDIKYLAEWINTFLSRYKRWASPKYLVGESYGTTRVSGLALELQNAQWIYLNGVVLVSPTDLGIERTGPVSAALRLPYYTATAWYHKALPADLQQKELTTLLQEVETFTIKDYIPALAEGGFISEAEKKAIAGKVSRYAGLSERVVMQQNLDIPTNFFWKELLRDRGYTVGRLDSRYLGIDRKDGGERVDFNAELTSWLHSFTPAINIYLREELKYKTDLKYYMFGPVFPWDNQGNRTGENLRQAMAQNPYLHVLIQSGYYDGACDYFNAKYSMWQLDPSGKMKDRLSWEGYRSGHMMYLRKDDLATSNDHLREFILRSIPKTGQAAKY; this is encoded by the coding sequence ATGAAAAGCATACTCACCATCGCCCTCATCCTGGGCAGCACCCATCTCTTCGCGCAGAAAGCGCCTGCCACCCCGGCTGAAGACAAATCATCCGGCGGAAAGAGCCGCACCCTGAGCATCGATACCTCGGTGGAGACCACGCACGAAGCGACCATCCGCGGCCAGAAGGTCCCCTACAAAACCATTGCCGGCACCCTGCCGGTATGGGACGATGAAGGCAAGGTCATCGCCGGTGTATTTTATACTTATTTTGAAAGACAGGGCGTGGCGGACCGCGGCACAAGGCCACTGGTATTTTCTTTCAATGGCGGGCCGGGCACGGCTTCTGTGTGGATGCAGATCGGTTATACCGGCCCCAGGGTGCTGAAGATCGATGATGAAGGCTATCCCGTGCAGCCATACGGCATGAAAGACAACCCGCATTCCATCCTCGATGTGGCCGATATCGTGTATGTAGATCCCGTGAATACCGGCTTTTCCCGCCCCGCTAACAAAGACGTGCCGGGCAGCAGGTTTTTCGGGGTGAACCAGGACATCAAATACCTCGCGGAATGGATCAATACTTTCCTTTCCCGATATAAACGCTGGGCTTCGCCCAAATACCTCGTTGGTGAAAGCTACGGTACCACCCGTGTTTCCGGGCTGGCACTGGAACTGCAGAACGCGCAATGGATCTACCTGAACGGGGTAGTGCTGGTGTCGCCTACAGACCTGGGCATCGAACGCACTGGCCCCGTAAGCGCCGCGCTGCGTCTCCCTTATTACACCGCCACGGCATGGTACCACAAGGCATTGCCGGCCGATCTGCAGCAGAAAGAACTGACCACGCTTTTGCAGGAAGTGGAGACCTTTACCATAAAGGACTATATCCCCGCGCTGGCGGAAGGCGGTTTCATCAGCGAGGCAGAAAAGAAGGCGATTGCCGGCAAGGTGAGCCGCTATGCCGGTTTATCAGAACGGGTGGTCATGCAGCAGAACCTGGACATTCCCACCAATTTCTTCTGGAAAGAATTGCTGCGCGATCGTGGTTATACCGTAGGCCGCCTGGATTCCCGGTACCTGGGCATCGATCGTAAAGATGGCGGCGAGCGGGTGGATTTCAATGCGGAACTGACTTCCTGGCTCCATTCCTTTACGCCCGCCATCAACATTTATCTGAGAGAAGAATTGAAGTATAAGACCGATCTGAAATATTATATGTTCGGCCCGGTGTTCCCCTGGGACAACCAGGGCAACCGCACCGGCGAGAACCTGCGTCAGGCTATGGCCCAGAACCCCTACCTCCATGTGCTGATCCAGAGCGGGTACTACGATGGCGCCTGTGATTACTTCAATGCCAAATACAGCATGTGGCAGCTGGACCCCAGCGGCAAAATGAAAGACCGCCTTTCCTGGGAAGGGTATCGCAGCGGGCACATGATGTATCTCCGCAAAGATGACCTGGCCACCAGCAATGACCATCTGCGGGAATTCATTTTACGGTCCATTCCCAAAACAGGGCAGGCCGCAAAATATTGA
- a CDS encoding SusC/RagA family TonB-linked outer membrane protein: MCKKMIYLMFLLLLSLQGMAQERNVTGTVTDKSGNPLPGVTIMEKGTTSGTVTNAEGKFAMTLRGSSGVLVFSFIGFNSKEVEIAGRSILNVTLEDNQKMLQDVVVIGYQEVSRRKNTAAVSTVKGETIANLPAASVDMMLQGRVSGVNVQNFSGEPGVRNSLVVRGNTSVLRGYDEARALSSPLYVIDGIITTTNDLGALEGNGTGTNVIAGLNPNDIESIDILKDASASAIYGSRGSNGVIIIKTRRAKVGKPEFNFSTYMGIAQKPKLVETVIGAQERRMKQDVLFLYNGYVDNEYLPMMLTDSLNPAFNNATDWQGMFYKTGILNNYDLSVAGATESVNYRLSLGHYKEDGIVKNTGFKRYSILGSVGATIAPWLRNQTRFRLGRTDRPRSINERTGSFFAFSTYTLPSSFYALTDESREYLLGNNNRVDKNIDNDLQFSTTFTADILKNLHFNGTVNYQTKTSNRDYYQPSVVRDNGQGFASSFASKSEYITAYATIDYSTSFGEHTINALAGQNIEYTMYRSNYGEADLIPNDYVWRVIVANKNYSYTESQIQETGLQSLLARLNYDYKERYLLSAVFNADASSKFGRDSRWGFFPSVSVGWIATDEPFMQGKAGWMNFLKFRGSYGITGNQPESNYLGYNNYTVNSAGFNGAGGTTSYNGTPVITPDYYDGIAQRNLSWEESRQGNVGVEMGLFKDRVRLVADLYSRNTTKGFFNYLLPNASGYTQAQTNAIGLRNSGLELTLNTRNLPDRSTLKWVTDWTFSYNKNVITALPNGGRSIVFNYNTGVYGLDYLLSVGLPVNQYYVFEFAGIYASPEDIPYNFLTGQPMKNFVGWDYHEGDPILIDQDGNFDLKEPMDQIIGGDPNPKFYGGILNTFVWKNFSLSFFLNYTFGRDIMNSYLNRRLEYLFEATGNGGERQLMQRGMMDISKLNYWKKTGDIADIPTLSLVNGERSPYRFFDKSTMYIEDGSYLRVKNVTVGYNLGPELLRRLKLTRLRFYGMIDNLYTFQRSTIPDAEAVNAYGVYTGDGYPIPAKYTLGLDFSF; this comes from the coding sequence ATGTGTAAAAAAATGATCTACCTGATGTTCCTGCTACTGCTATCCTTACAGGGGATGGCGCAGGAACGGAACGTTACCGGCACGGTAACGGACAAATCCGGCAATCCTCTGCCGGGCGTAACTATTATGGAAAAGGGGACAACCAGCGGCACTGTAACAAATGCCGAAGGCAAATTCGCCATGACGCTCAGAGGGTCTTCCGGCGTGCTGGTCTTTTCCTTCATAGGCTTTAACAGCAAGGAAGTGGAGATTGCCGGCAGATCCATCCTTAACGTCACCCTGGAAGACAATCAGAAGATGCTGCAGGACGTGGTGGTGATCGGATACCAGGAGGTATCCCGCCGGAAGAATACCGCCGCAGTGTCAACGGTAAAAGGAGAAACGATCGCGAACCTTCCCGCGGCGAGTGTGGACATGATGTTGCAGGGCCGCGTCAGCGGGGTGAATGTACAGAACTTCTCCGGTGAGCCGGGTGTCCGCAACAGCCTGGTGGTGCGTGGCAATACTTCCGTACTGCGGGGGTACGACGAAGCCCGCGCGCTCAGTTCACCCTTGTATGTGATAGACGGTATCATCACCACCACCAACGATCTCGGTGCGCTGGAAGGGAATGGTACCGGTACCAACGTTATCGCCGGCCTGAATCCCAACGACATCGAATCCATCGACATCCTCAAAGATGCCTCCGCCTCGGCGATCTACGGTTCCCGCGGCTCGAACGGTGTGATCATCATCAAGACCCGCCGCGCCAAAGTAGGGAAACCGGAATTCAATTTCAGCACCTACATGGGCATCGCGCAAAAGCCCAAACTGGTGGAGACCGTGATAGGAGCGCAGGAGCGCAGAATGAAACAGGATGTGCTGTTCCTTTACAACGGATATGTAGATAATGAATACCTGCCCATGATGCTGACGGACAGCCTCAATCCCGCTTTCAATAATGCTACCGACTGGCAGGGGATGTTCTATAAGACCGGTATCCTCAATAACTACGATCTCTCCGTAGCCGGAGCCACTGAATCGGTGAATTACCGCTTAAGCCTCGGCCATTACAAAGAAGATGGTATCGTCAAGAACACCGGTTTCAAACGTTATTCCATCCTGGGTTCTGTAGGAGCTACCATAGCGCCCTGGCTGCGGAATCAAACCCGCTTCAGGCTGGGCCGGACGGACCGTCCGCGGAGCATCAACGAACGTACCGGCAGCTTCTTCGCGTTCAGCACCTATACATTGCCTTCCTCTTTTTATGCGTTGACGGATGAAAGCCGGGAATACCTGCTGGGGAACAATAACCGGGTGGACAAGAACATCGATAATGATCTCCAGTTCAGTACCACCTTTACAGCAGATATCCTCAAAAACCTGCACTTCAACGGTACGGTCAATTATCAGACAAAGACCTCGAACCGGGATTATTACCAGCCATCCGTGGTGCGGGACAACGGGCAGGGATTTGCCTCTTCCTTCGCCTCAAAATCTGAATACATCACCGCCTATGCTACGATAGACTACTCCACAAGTTTCGGGGAACACACCATCAATGCCCTGGCCGGCCAGAACATCGAATATACCATGTACCGTTCCAACTACGGGGAGGCGGACCTTATCCCCAATGACTACGTGTGGCGGGTGATCGTGGCGAACAAGAATTATTCCTATACAGAAAGCCAGATACAGGAAACCGGTCTGCAAAGCCTGCTAGCACGCCTGAACTACGACTATAAGGAACGTTACCTGTTATCTGCGGTATTTAACGCCGATGCCTCTTCCAAGTTCGGCCGGGACAGCCGCTGGGGCTTTTTCCCCTCCGTTTCCGTCGGATGGATCGCAACGGATGAGCCGTTCATGCAGGGGAAAGCCGGATGGATGAACTTCCTGAAATTCCGCGGCAGCTACGGTATTACCGGGAACCAGCCGGAAAGCAATTACCTGGGTTATAACAACTACACCGTCAACAGCGCCGGATTTAACGGCGCGGGTGGAACGACCTCCTACAACGGTACGCCGGTGATCACCCCGGATTACTATGACGGGATCGCACAGCGTAATCTCTCCTGGGAAGAATCGCGGCAGGGAAATGTGGGTGTGGAAATGGGATTGTTCAAAGACCGGGTACGCCTGGTAGCTGATCTGTATAGCCGGAATACCACCAAAGGTTTTTTCAACTACCTGCTGCCGAACGCCAGCGGATACACGCAGGCACAGACCAACGCTATCGGCCTGCGGAATTCCGGACTGGAGCTGACCCTCAATACCCGCAACCTGCCTGATCGCAGTACCCTGAAATGGGTGACGGACTGGACCTTTTCCTACAACAAGAACGTGATCACTGCATTGCCGAACGGCGGCCGAAGTATCGTATTCAATTATAATACCGGGGTATATGGACTGGATTACCTGCTCTCCGTAGGTCTCCCTGTAAATCAGTACTATGTATTCGAATTTGCCGGGATATACGCCAGCCCGGAAGACATCCCCTACAACTTCCTGACGGGCCAGCCGATGAAGAACTTCGTAGGGTGGGACTATCACGAAGGCGACCCTATCCTGATAGACCAGGACGGGAATTTCGACCTGAAAGAACCGATGGACCAGATCATCGGCGGCGATCCCAATCCTAAATTCTATGGCGGTATCCTCAATACTTTTGTCTGGAAGAACTTTTCCCTCAGCTTTTTCCTGAACTACACTTTTGGCCGCGATATTATGAACAGCTACCTGAACCGCCGCCTGGAATACCTTTTCGAGGCCACGGGCAATGGCGGTGAGCGTCAGTTGATGCAAAGAGGCATGATGGATATTTCCAAGCTCAACTACTGGAAGAAAACCGGTGATATTGCCGATATACCAACACTCTCCCTGGTGAATGGTGAGCGTTCCCCTTATCGTTTTTTTGATAAAAGCACCATGTATATCGAGGACGGCAGCTACCTCCGTGTAAAGAACGTTACGGTGGGGTATAACCTTGGCCCTGAACTGCTCAGAAGGCTCAAGCTCACGCGCCTGCGGTTCTACGGGATGATCGACAACCTGTACACCTTCCAGCGCTCCACTATTCCGGATGCGGAAGCGGTAAACGCCTACGGCGTATATACGGGAGATGGATACCCGATCCCTGCAAAATATACCCTGGGGCTGGACTTCAGCTTCTGA